One part of the Desulfonema ishimotonii genome encodes these proteins:
- a CDS encoding sigma-54-dependent transcriptional regulator, with protein sequence MSHILVVDDEERMRHLLSIMLERKGYQTSQAGDGAEALEMIGSAAFDMVITDIKMPRMDGITLLENIRAQHIPCPVVFITAFATVDSAVDAMRQGAVDYITKPFEESRILLTVERTLKLSRIMSENRALKQQLRKAEGQNEIIYVSRPMQGLMDLATRVGRSDSAVLISGESGTGKELLARHIHQMSSRCEKRFVPVNCAAISPHLVESELFGYEKGAFTGAARQTEGKFEYASGGTLFLDEIGDLPVEAQAKLLRALQEKRVQRVGGNEEIPVDVRVVCATNRQLPERVESGAFRQDLFFRINVFPLQPPPLRERADDIVPLAEYFLKRLESGQNFRLTKSAIDAMKGYEWPGNVRELANAIERAVILAGDTGEITAATLSFLNPASACPPPENDGFRLPQRGISLEALENDLARQALDMCGNNQTAAAKLLGLTRAKFRVLMKQAN encoded by the coding sequence ATGAGCCATATACTCGTTGTTGATGATGAAGAGCGGATGCGCCATCTGCTTTCCATTATGCTGGAAAGAAAGGGGTATCAGACCTCCCAGGCCGGAGACGGTGCCGAGGCCTTGGAGATGATCGGCTCTGCGGCTTTTGATATGGTCATTACAGACATTAAGATGCCACGAATGGACGGCATTACGCTTCTTGAAAACATCAGGGCGCAGCATATTCCCTGTCCGGTGGTCTTTATTACGGCCTTTGCCACAGTGGACTCGGCTGTGGACGCCATGCGACAGGGGGCGGTCGATTATATCACCAAGCCCTTTGAGGAATCCCGGATTCTGCTGACGGTGGAGCGGACCCTGAAGCTTTCCCGGATCATGTCCGAAAACAGGGCGCTGAAGCAGCAGCTCAGAAAGGCCGAGGGGCAGAATGAGATCATCTATGTGTCTAGGCCGATGCAGGGGCTTATGGATCTGGCCACGCGGGTGGGCCGGAGTGATTCAGCGGTCCTGATCAGCGGGGAATCCGGCACCGGCAAGGAGCTTCTGGCCCGCCATATTCACCAGATGAGTTCACGATGTGAAAAGCGCTTTGTTCCGGTCAACTGCGCGGCCATATCCCCCCATCTGGTGGAATCCGAGCTGTTCGGCTATGAAAAGGGGGCGTTTACCGGTGCAGCCCGCCAGACCGAAGGGAAATTTGAATATGCTTCCGGCGGCACCCTGTTTCTGGATGAGATCGGCGACCTGCCCGTTGAGGCCCAGGCCAAGCTGCTTCGGGCGCTTCAGGAGAAAAGGGTGCAGCGGGTCGGCGGTAATGAGGAGATTCCCGTTGACGTGCGGGTGGTCTGTGCCACCAACCGCCAGTTGCCCGAACGGGTGGAGAGCGGAGCGTTTCGCCAGGATCTCTTTTTCAGGATCAACGTATTCCCGCTTCAGCCGCCGCCACTCCGGGAGCGGGCGGATGATATCGTTCCGCTTGCCGAGTATTTCCTGAAGCGGCTGGAGAGCGGACAGAATTTCAGACTGACAAAATCTGCCATTGACGCGATGAAGGGCTATGAATGGCCTGGGAATGTCCGGGAACTGGCCAACGCCATTGAGCGGGCTGTCATCCTTGCCGGGGATACGGGGGAAATCACGGCCGCCACGCTTTCTTTTCTGAACCCGGCGTCCGCCTGTCCTCCCCCGGAAAACGACGGGTTCCGGCTTCCGCAACGCGGCATTTCGCTGGAGGCGCTGGAAAATGATCTGGCGCGGCAGGCCCTTGATATGTGCGGCAATAACCAGACGGCGGCGGCAAAGCTTCTGGGGCTGACCCGCGCCAAGTTCAGAGTGCTGATGAAACAGGCAAACTAA